The following proteins are encoded in a genomic region of Canis lupus baileyi chromosome 30, mCanLup2.hap1, whole genome shotgun sequence:
- the WDR4 gene encoding tRNA (guanine-N(7)-)-methyltransferase non-catalytic subunit WDR4 isoform X1: MASSAGLALCGQALVVRGGSRFLATSTASSDDDVLFTYDCSTAEKPQENKGEDGQPVDKGSDTILASTFSKSGSYFALTDDSKRLILFRTKPWQCLSVRTVVRRCTALTFTASEEKLLVADKSGDVYSFPVLEPQRCGQLELGHLSMLLDVAVSPDDRYVLTADRDEKIRVSWAAAPHSIESFCLGHTEFVSRIFVVPDHPELLLSSSGDCTLRLWEYRGGRELHCCHLTSLREPAEPCGDKRFAASRIAYWSQESCVALLCDCIPVVYIFQLDASRQQLVYKQQLDFQHRVWDIAFEESQGLWVLQDYREAPLVLCRPVGGQWQAVPENAALKKVSAHVQENWAMLEGMAGVDVGFSGLYKATFDNVTAYLRKKEERLQKRRQNPPPGPNGQAKKMKPGEASVRS; this comes from the exons ATGGCGAGTTCCGCGGGGCTGGCGCTGTGCGGGCAGGCGCTGGTGGTGCGCGGCGGCAGCCGGTTCCTCGCCACCTCCACTGCGAGCAG TGATGATGACGTCCTCTTCACATATGATTGCAGCACAGCAGAAAAGCCACAGGAGAATAAAGG GGAGGACGGGCAGCCCGTGGATAAGGGGAGTGACACGATTCTGGCGTCCACCTTCTCCAAGTCTGGCAGCTATTTTGCTTTAACTGATGACAGTAAGCGTCTGATTCTTTTCCGTACAAAACCATGGCAATGTCTGAGTGTCAG GACCGTGGTGAGGAGGTGCACGGCCCTGACCTTCACGGCCTCGGAGGAGAAGCTTTTGGTGGCCGACAAGTCTGGGGACGTTTATTCCTTTCCTGTGTTGGAGCCACAGAGATGCGGTCAGCTTGAGCTTGGGCACCTGTCAATGTTGTTGGACGTG GCTGTGAGTCCCGATGACCGCTACGTCCTCACTGCCGACCGGGATGAGAAGATCCGGGTCAGCTGGGCTGCGGCACCGCACAGCATCGAGTCCTTCTGCCTCGGGCACACAGA GTTTGTGAGCCGCATCTTCGTGGTGCCCGACCACCCCGAGCTGCTGCTGTCCTCCTCTGGG GACTGCACGCTGAGGCTCTGGGAGTACCGCGGGGGCCGAGAGCTGCACTGCTGCCACCTGACCAGCCTGCGGGAGCCAGCGGAGCCGTGCGGTGACAAG AGGTTTGCTGCATCCAGGATCGCTTACTGGAGCCAGGAGAGCTGTGTGGCGCTGCTGTGTGACTG TATTCCTGTGGTCTACATCTTCCAGCTCGATGCCTCTAGACAGCAGCTGGTTTACAAACAGCAGCTGGATTTTCAGCACAGAGTGTGGGACATTGCTTTCGAGGAGAGCCAGGGACTGTGGGTCCTGCAAGACTACCGGGAAGCCCCCCTTGTGCTATGCAGGCCTGTGGGGGGCCAGTGGCAG GCTGTTCCTGAAAATGCCGCTTTAAAGAAGGTCTCTGCCCATGTTCAGGAGAATTGGGCCATGTTGGAAG GCATGGCTGGCGTGGATGTTGGCTTCAGTGGTCTCTACAAGGCCACCTTTGACAACGTGACCGCCTAcctgaggaagaaggaggagaggctGCAGAAGCGGCGACAGAACCCGCCCCCTGGGCCTAACGGGCAGGCCAAGAAGATGAAGCCGGGGGAGGCATCCGTGAGGTCCTAG
- the WDR4 gene encoding tRNA (guanine-N(7)-)-methyltransferase non-catalytic subunit WDR4 isoform X2 yields MQGKVWSGRPGTVVRRCTALTFTASEEKLLVADKSGDVYSFPVLEPQRCGQLELGHLSMLLDVAVSPDDRYVLTADRDEKIRVSWAAAPHSIESFCLGHTEFVSRIFVVPDHPELLLSSSGDCTLRLWEYRGGRELHCCHLTSLREPAEPCGDKRFAASRIAYWSQESCVALLCDCIPVVYIFQLDASRQQLVYKQQLDFQHRVWDIAFEESQGLWVLQDYREAPLVLCRPVGGQWQAVPENAALKKVSAHVQENWAMLEGMAGVDVGFSGLYKATFDNVTAYLRKKEERLQKRRQNPPPGPNGQAKKMKPGEASVRS; encoded by the exons ATGCAGGGCAAGGTCTGGAGTGGAAGGCCCGG GACCGTGGTGAGGAGGTGCACGGCCCTGACCTTCACGGCCTCGGAGGAGAAGCTTTTGGTGGCCGACAAGTCTGGGGACGTTTATTCCTTTCCTGTGTTGGAGCCACAGAGATGCGGTCAGCTTGAGCTTGGGCACCTGTCAATGTTGTTGGACGTG GCTGTGAGTCCCGATGACCGCTACGTCCTCACTGCCGACCGGGATGAGAAGATCCGGGTCAGCTGGGCTGCGGCACCGCACAGCATCGAGTCCTTCTGCCTCGGGCACACAGA GTTTGTGAGCCGCATCTTCGTGGTGCCCGACCACCCCGAGCTGCTGCTGTCCTCCTCTGGG GACTGCACGCTGAGGCTCTGGGAGTACCGCGGGGGCCGAGAGCTGCACTGCTGCCACCTGACCAGCCTGCGGGAGCCAGCGGAGCCGTGCGGTGACAAG AGGTTTGCTGCATCCAGGATCGCTTACTGGAGCCAGGAGAGCTGTGTGGCGCTGCTGTGTGACTG TATTCCTGTGGTCTACATCTTCCAGCTCGATGCCTCTAGACAGCAGCTGGTTTACAAACAGCAGCTGGATTTTCAGCACAGAGTGTGGGACATTGCTTTCGAGGAGAGCCAGGGACTGTGGGTCCTGCAAGACTACCGGGAAGCCCCCCTTGTGCTATGCAGGCCTGTGGGGGGCCAGTGGCAG GCTGTTCCTGAAAATGCCGCTTTAAAGAAGGTCTCTGCCCATGTTCAGGAGAATTGGGCCATGTTGGAAG GCATGGCTGGCGTGGATGTTGGCTTCAGTGGTCTCTACAAGGCCACCTTTGACAACGTGACCGCCTAcctgaggaagaaggaggagaggctGCAGAAGCGGCGACAGAACCCGCCCCCTGGGCCTAACGGGCAGGCCAAGAAGATGAAGCCGGGGGAGGCATCCGTGAGGTCCTAG
- the WDR4 gene encoding tRNA (guanine-N(7)-)-methyltransferase non-catalytic subunit WDR4 isoform X3 has protein sequence MLLDVAVSPDDRYVLTADRDEKIRVSWAAAPHSIESFCLGHTEFVSRIFVVPDHPELLLSSSGDCTLRLWEYRGGRELHCCHLTSLREPAEPCGDKRFAASRIAYWSQESCVALLCDCIPVVYIFQLDASRQQLVYKQQLDFQHRVWDIAFEESQGLWVLQDYREAPLVLCRPVGGQWQAVPENAALKKVSAHVQENWAMLEGMAGVDVGFSGLYKATFDNVTAYLRKKEERLQKRRQNPPPGPNGQAKKMKPGEASVRS, from the exons ATGTTGTTGGACGTG GCTGTGAGTCCCGATGACCGCTACGTCCTCACTGCCGACCGGGATGAGAAGATCCGGGTCAGCTGGGCTGCGGCACCGCACAGCATCGAGTCCTTCTGCCTCGGGCACACAGA GTTTGTGAGCCGCATCTTCGTGGTGCCCGACCACCCCGAGCTGCTGCTGTCCTCCTCTGGG GACTGCACGCTGAGGCTCTGGGAGTACCGCGGGGGCCGAGAGCTGCACTGCTGCCACCTGACCAGCCTGCGGGAGCCAGCGGAGCCGTGCGGTGACAAG AGGTTTGCTGCATCCAGGATCGCTTACTGGAGCCAGGAGAGCTGTGTGGCGCTGCTGTGTGACTG TATTCCTGTGGTCTACATCTTCCAGCTCGATGCCTCTAGACAGCAGCTGGTTTACAAACAGCAGCTGGATTTTCAGCACAGAGTGTGGGACATTGCTTTCGAGGAGAGCCAGGGACTGTGGGTCCTGCAAGACTACCGGGAAGCCCCCCTTGTGCTATGCAGGCCTGTGGGGGGCCAGTGGCAG GCTGTTCCTGAAAATGCCGCTTTAAAGAAGGTCTCTGCCCATGTTCAGGAGAATTGGGCCATGTTGGAAG GCATGGCTGGCGTGGATGTTGGCTTCAGTGGTCTCTACAAGGCCACCTTTGACAACGTGACCGCCTAcctgaggaagaaggaggagaggctGCAGAAGCGGCGACAGAACCCGCCCCCTGGGCCTAACGGGCAGGCCAAGAAGATGAAGCCGGGGGAGGCATCCGTGAGGTCCTAG